The window gagagagagagagagagagagagagagagagagagagagagagagagagagagagagacttcaGTGATGATACGACGataagaaaaaaactttcaatcgCCCAAGTTCAGAACTTTCAGAGCTAACGGAAGACCCAACGATATCAAGCTGAGAACAGAAATGACAACTCGCTGATGTCATTTgataaatgatgaaatatgcattttcctttgtttcaaagaGATGCTCTATGACATTGAAAAATAAACCTATCCTGGTGCAGCCATGGTCccagaaaattacattttgctgTATGATGAAGCGAATAACATTAAATCGCGAAAACCACAGATTCTCTACGGTCTATGGTTAAACTAATTGATTGGCTAAGACTCAAGCAGTCTTCAATTGTCACCGTTTCTTGTAATTACAGTGTTTATACACCAAATGTATCATTCATTTCGATTTCCTGCTCTTTTCGTTTGCTCCAGAAGATAATTACAGACCACGGAGCAACTGACCAGCGGTGACCAAAGACATCTGTGCTACTTCGATGTCTCCCAAGGGTCCGCTTGTGCTCAGATCGGCAAACAGTTCATTCAACTGAGTATAGTCGGCCAAGTACTCGTATCCGACTCCAGTCTGTTCCAGGGAAATATTCATAGACCCGTGATGACTAAATTTTCTCAAACTGACAACTGTCCAAACCGTATGCACATAGAAATTCTTTGTTATTATTCAACAAGTTCTTTCCGATTATCGATGCTGGTATTTACTCAGTCAAATCTATTATTCTACCGTACAGAAAATGAAAGGATTAGGCACTCGATTAATTACATGCCAATGGCGTTGCATGCAGTTTCTATATGTCAATGCATGAATCTAAAGTCGTACCGTTGTCGCCAGATGTGTTTTACTCACCGTGACTAATCACTTTACCGGCTGTTACATCAATTGGCTATAATTGGTCACAGGTTGTAAAATGACAATAACGAATTAAGTGGTTTCCGAGCAAGATGTCAGGCATAGTACACCCGGTAATTATGACCATTATATACAATGGAAATCTACTTCACGCCCTGATGCACATCCTCAGAAAAAAGAAATTATCGCTCTTGAGTGTACATCATGGTACACAGATGACTCTTAGAGTGTTTAGGGTTGCCGGTAATActtaaaaaaatgaatatgaTGACCTGTATTTAAACAGATACATGACCAGCAaacttaaagggccattatttgtaacttttgaccattttttacaccggaaaattccatgttggaggctcatatttgttgcaaaatgttgttttacgaagaaacaaacatgattagtgatgttatagccgcataaaactgctaatttttgtccaaacgcgtttcccttccgagctcgtttgttgacgtctggcatgctcagcgtgctagggagaacgcagatatggtgacgccgcgatcacgcgagatgtacaagttcacctttattgcgggatctaaacaacattgcgtcgtggattgccagacatctggcacGCAACCtgttcggacaatggactacgacgtaagtaccgggcataagtaatgaatatttatttttaaattgctgtaaatggctcgagcaggtgcagaagaatgcctacgttggaatccgcgtgtcaacagagtttgtatttctgtccggacaaaaattgaaattttcgttgtaaaatcacatgttatttagttgtagggcacgtaatgtttccgaataatatgcgattctctgttatttgacagactcttcaacatgagccagtgatcatttcaatcaaaactaacggaaaaatcgccagaagatacagctaatggaactttaaggtagaatgcgcctcggggacagatatttggactctcaaatcttttcaatttcttttctcATCTACACTTGTTGGGTTCATTATAAAgcccttggtgtaagaaaacttttgaccgttttagttttttgaaaatcgaaaatttatttttcttcatagagttaacacagggatgggagccattttgaatttcagataccAAAATTTTGTACGAATGGCCTccgattgattttgaaagagaatggttgagatattccttgaggaaagtttgagcaaaacgtgtgtaagtctttcactttcgaggcgcataatacCTTAAAATGAGATTTATTTCCAGGATAAAGTACGTAACGTGACACTGTGTATATCCACATAATTCATCTTTGATTCATTGAGTTATTGtaaaaaatgaaggaaaatgaCGAGTGAAACGAAACGGTTGGGTTGCTAACCGTCCAACGGAAAAAACGGAGAAAATGTCTGGCGTTCTATGTCAATCTGAACTCGTTTTTGTAAACGATAGTTTATTGTTTATCAAATTTCCTCAGCAAGAAATGAACTGCTTGAAGCCGTTATGCTGAAGAGAATATATGTACCttgcaaaaaattgtaaaaaaatccaCTCATCGTACAGAATTTACTTAAAAAGACACGCATcgtacacacagacacaaagtGACACAAATATATACCTTGATGAATAAGCATATTGTTGTTCATACAGAACAAAGAGAGAATGTCCAAAATTTACTTAAACCGGGAAGCCATTATAGTTAATCCAGCAAACGGTAAATACAACCAACACTTTAATTAATGCAATATATTGTTGAGGTAATCAATGAGTGGAACAAAGCTCGGCTTTATTCTGTTTGCGCTGAACACAAGGATTCGCAAAAGATGTGTTTTAAGGTTTCCCGCACTTTGGAAATGAAAGCTTTATGAACTTTCATTGGCTcttattaacacgattggatctatttgggataatcggatggtgaaataatgtcgGATTTATCTCCAAATGAAAGCTtacttcttttctttttttaagttATAAACTAGTTTTTGTGAGCAATTTGtagtattgcaacattcagctatagggcaccaaacatttttgagaaatttgaaaaatatgaatatctaattctcccaaattagttccaaccgcGTTTACTATTATTGTTAAATTAATCATTGGCATCCCTCCCATCGTCTGAATTGAACGACAAATTATCCTTAATTCACCGAAATTTGAAATCCTGAATTGAAgcaattttctgttttaatgCTATCGGAAGTATATTTcgattttgattaaaaaatcaCCTAGTAGTCTTAGAATCAATTGATTCCATACGAGTTGTAGGCGAGTCACAAAGAACAGTTATCCCGCGTCACTGGTTGTTCTGTCGCTGGGATGTATTCCGTGGAGAATCTATGCTAAATTCATGGAAAAAGGAAATTGTGAATATCTTAAAAGATCATTGTTAATGTTGTACTTGTTAGTCAGAGATCAAACCAGTTATTTGTACCACACTGTACagcttttttatcttttatcaaCAAATGTGCAAGAAAAACCCTTACGTATCATTATAACGGAAAGGGTAAGAAAAAAGCTTTCAGTGCATTGGAGACATTTGGATGAAGGGTTTAGGTAGGTGCGCAGCCTAGCCAGAAGATCCTCCAGCCGAAGTTGTCGTTTTTTGACGAGCTTTCTAGTTGCTTGGTGCTCGTCCTTTGTACGATAAAAATAAAGAACCGAATCTATTCATTTTAGTCTTGTTCAGGTTTTGATTGAATATATCCTCATTGATAAGGCCACATTTCTTTGAGGTGGAGGGATTGTGCTTGGAATTACTTGGGATAAGGGATTACCACTTCTTGGATCCCGATGATACTCCCCTATTTCGCGATTGAGGAAAATGAAAGACTCAaaattttgctcagacttttcagaatgaaactttcaaccattctcttttcaaatcgacaataaaaatcgggggatacactgcaaagtttggtactagcgaaacaaattacccaatattttgtgatatttgaaattcaaaatggtcgccatccctgtgttaactcaattaggtgaaattaaattttggatttttaaaaaactaagccggtgaaagtttcTCCAGCTTTCCAAGAGCTATAAAACGAGTCCCACAAGTGgttgattagaaaagaattgaagaATTTGAGAGTCCGCATATCTGTCCCCCGGGCGCGTTCTAAAACCCTGCTCAGGTGCAATATGTTACATGTATTGGGTACCAATAATTATTGGTAGTGGAATGTTTGGACAACTATCTATACGAGTAACTTTTGCTCGTTTATTCAGGACATGTAACTCTTAGCAAACAAAACAAGGCAAACAGGATTATGCCGGATCAGTCAACTTTATTTATTCATGCTAAAATGCCGTGTCGCAATTTCCACGACTTTCATACAACGTAGATGTGGTACCGTATGTTCATACACAAACTGCAGATGCAATTTCGTTCTGCGCATGCCGCTTTGGTCTGTGCGCCACCCCAAGAGTCTAGGGTTGTATTGACCATTTTGACTGAATTCGAAGTTTTTTTCAGCGTCTGTGTGTTTTTTTGTAAAGTGCATAATCGCACGAGAATAATAGCCCGAATCAATGACGAGCGAGCTTTAACAATGACGATAGAACACAAttgtttaattttaaatttttattcaaaacaaaGAATTGAAAGTTTTAGTGGCAAAATTAATCTATATACAATATTGTCTTTAATGTTTCACCAATTATTTTTAAGTAGATTAATTTAAAATGAGAAACAACAAGAACATGAAACGACGTTTCGACATCAAAGTAGACGAAATCGAAGAGCAGAATAAAATACTGTAAGGTCATGACACATCCGTGATACAATCACAAGtctctttcataataaataTAGTCGCATAGTTAATCGAGACCGGAGAACCAGGATATGGGTTGTCCTTGGAtgataaaaaagtgaaaatatttcgtGAACGTTCTCATACATAACATGTGGCACATCGTAATGTCCTGCCAGGGGTCTAATCGGCGATGACGCTAGGCCATTGTAGCCGGCCGGATGGTAGGTCGGCAGTGTCGGAGCGTAAGAAACAGGTGGTACACTGGTCACTGGAGGATAGGATGGCGGAGGCTGAGCGTTATAGGGTGGCGGGAGGAGACTCGAACCAGGCGGTAATCGGACCGTCGTCATCGGCTGGGCCTGTGACGTCACCATCGGCGAGCCGATGGTCTGATAACTTGCGCCGGAAAAGGTCGGGGAGTCCGTCGAGTATGGAGGAGCTGCAGGGTACATGCCAACGCGGTTGACCTCGGGGTCATCTTTTCGCTGCCGCTTCCACTTCATCCTGCGATTCTGGAACCAAGTTTTGACCTTGACgaagagagacagagaagaaaaaatcaaatttgatattATACAACTGGGTACCTCCTGATCAGACAGATCTCGTTACAGTGAGAATTATCAAATAGCTAAGTACATTTcatattattaatttattattatcatattgAAACCACTTCGGTTACTATGATGCTTTGATGCAGGGAGTCTGCAATGCAAATCCATTGTCAGAATTGCACATTCTCGCCGACGTTCTATCATAAAGACAGACGTAATGCAAATTAGAGATATCACTTGGATTcgtacaaatcaaacagatttcgACACTGCCAGATCGTGTAATCGTTTGATCTTGACATTTTGGCCATTAATCGTATTATTCGATTCATTAAATGTTTAGGAGACATTTTTAAAGTTTGGATAGACACTTCTCAGTTTGAAAACCTTTGTGTCAAATCTTGAGTGTCAATAAACAGTGATAAGATCATTGGTAGGCCAAAATGAAGCATTGTCTATCACAGACTGCAGAAGACAGACATTTACTCGCCCTACAAAAGTACATTAGAATATTGAGTGGAAGCCAAAAATATCGTAAGCTGCACTCACATCAAACGacttctgaatttttttgaatttttagatTTCCCATAGCAACAGCGTGTACCGACGCGCCTTTGCAACCCTGATGCAACTGCATTGTTTCTCGAAACAATGCACGCAAAGGTTGAAAAGGTCGTGATCGAATAGCAGGTGAAAAAGAGACAAAGGCGAAGTTACCTGAGTGTCGGAGATTCCAATCCTTTGTGCGAAGGTGTTACGTTCCGTTGCTGACAAGTACTTCTGCTGTCGAAATTTCTTTTCCAGTTCGACGATTTGTTGCTGGGTAAAAGCGGTACGGGCCTTCTTTCGTTTAATGGATCCTTCGCCACTGCTGTCAGATTCAGCCTCAGAAGCTGAAAGTGGAAATAACGAAAAGAGTGTTGGCTTAAAAATGTACCGATGGCCAAAAAAATGTATATAAAGTGGGCTGATTTCATACATTTCCTGCTAACTTGATAcgtttgttattatttacatgtTCAATGTGAGCAGGCTATGCACGACGAGGGTTATAACACAAAAAATAACCGTGTAAATCATAAAACAAGAGGGGGCGAGATTtagacatagaccctcgagggtctatgattagaCAATTGAGCATACAGCCGAAACTTCTGTGGTCAATCATTAATTAAACCATAGAGGTAAAAAAGATTAAACCtcatcaacattgcctataatAGCATAGTTTTACGATCTCTCTTTCTTCATTAtctcaaaataaaattatgttctGAAAACTTGTAAGGCGTTTGAGAACCATTGAATTACAAAGGAATGGTAAAATAGTAATGTAACATATTCAGTTCTCTGTGGTTGTCGTATGGATtttgaaaacttacaaaaaaaaCATAGACCCAAAAAATTTGGGTCTATGCAAAAACATGTTCTTCTGGAAAACACCATGCGAACACACCATCAAGAAAACAAATTCTTGCGTGAATACAGCGTCAACGTTATTAATTCGCCGCGTTTTGCATTGTTTCTTTAGGTTGTTTTAGGACAGAAATAACATAGTTGACAATAAACACGAAATACCTGGgtataaaaaattcaaatgctGTACGGAAATCGTGAAATATCTTTACCTGCTGGAGATACGAGGGGTCTGTGTCCTTGCATGGACGGTAATTCCCGGTAGGATAGATTTTCCATGTTAACATGGTGTGGTTGGTTGACTTGCAGTGAAGCCGGTGTGCTCATCGGGTATCCTGGTTGCAGCATATTGTCAACGTATTGTGCCATCTTCATCGGTTGTTGTGAAACATATGGAACATAAGTGGTTGCTGGGTTCTGTACCGGCGGCTGAAACCGCTGCTTCTCGGTCAAAATCATAGCTACCTCGCTGTCGTTCGGATCAGACTTGCCCTTCTCTGCCACGGGAGGAGAGACTGTTTTGCTCGCTTTCAGCGTAGAATCTTGCACCATGATTAGAAGTGACAGCTCTCAGGAAACGTATGAGGGTATCGCTGCCAGCTGTGGAGTGAGCTTGAATGAGCAATCCCGAAATGATTGCAATCCACTTTTATCcatccttttgtttcattctCTAATTAACAATGCAAATTAGGGAGTGCAGGATACTGTTGAAAATCTCCAGGGAGAGCCCCCAACAGCTGCGATTAAAACAATGCAAATGTAGCGCTTAATTCATGCTCTTGTTAATGAGATgccattaattaaaattgaacaaTGTAATTTCCTGAGTCCAATTTGAGATTTTTTCGGTGTATCAAACTGGAGGGTGATCCACAGTGTTgcaattattattttaaaataaatttagttACGGTTTCCCGAGACTAAACAACAAAGCGAGAAcctaaacttcaaaatgatggCTTTATATGAAGACTAGATATTTCCCTACAGACCCGCAGCAGCTTGCAGGTGTTGCCTCAATTAGATCACATACACACGCTCCACGGGTTATCAAACTTAGACTACTAGTGCCATGAACAATCGAACCAATTAGAAAACGGATACAAAATAAAGATTAATGTAAGTCACTTATGGGTCAGACAATAAAAAACAGAGTCAAGAGCTTATCAGAAATGGTAATTTTAAACACTCATTcgtttaacatttttttcaatccaTGAACAGATGTTTGCGATTATTGAAGTTCTATCACGATTATTGGCTCTAATGGCTGCatattttgtaactttctaTCATTTGTCTTCTGTTTTTGTGATACACTTTTATTTGTCTCTTCTCAAAATCACGTTGAATTTTCAGcaattcaacttgtcaacataaTTCCTCTCTTTCTCTCTAATGCCGTATGTCGCTGCTGACGGATTGGTTTTTCCCGACAGGAATCAATTTGTCAGAAACAGAATGATTGCTTATAGTACACTGAGCGTCGTATTTGCAGAGCTACTATTGTTACTGCTACATACTTGGTTAAAATTGGATGCTACCTAGTAGCTAAAAGGACGTATTTTACAGCACTTTCTGAAGTTATAGCCTGGGATCTGATCGACGAGGGTTATATTTAATTCTCGATTATCCAAGCTTAatatatttaaggtaaaaagCGTCTCGGAGACATATTTGGACCTTACAATTATCCTGATATTTTTAGGTCTACCACCTGATTGGGCTCAGTTCGGAGCTCTTGGAGTAACAcagtttcaccgtcttagtttttttgaaaaacgaaaatttaatttccccaaTAGAGTTAATACAGATGTGGCGGtcttttcgaatttcaaattccGGTTAATGTTGGGTGtgttttttctctagtaccaaaattggcATGGTGACCCTTGATTTATATTctctattttgaaagaaaattgttgaaagtttacttgagaaaattttGAGCGATTAGGTGTTTCACTGTCGAGACGCATCGTTTGAGACAAATCACTTGGTTTGTCCCCAAACCACATCAGGCTTGCTGTTGTTCATCAAATGCAAATTAATGGAGATTAATTGATGCCATCAGGAACAATAGTCACACCGGCAGACACAAGACTTCGTTGTCGCATGGactttctcgactgtctatggttgtcGCGGTTACATATTGGTAGAATCTTAAACAGTCACAAGGAGCTGTCTGGGTTTGAAAGAAAATTGCAAAGACCATTTCTAGTTTACTTTCCTGTTAAATGTCCTGGAAGTTACCCGTACAATGTCTATTAAATATTTCCAAATTTCCAAATTTCCACGTAATTAAAAACAGATGTGAAGATCTGCTAAGTGGTATATGACTGCTTTGATAGCCACTAACGACCACGATCATAATATACGGACCTTTAACAAGCATGTAATAGAATATAAACAGAGACAATAGATATCAACATCCCTGACACAAAAAAGTTTTATGTTCTCGATAGTTTCGCTTTGCAATGTTGATGTTGCGAATGGCATTCTCGTGGAGTCATTCTGTAGTTACGCACATTGTCGCTTAGTTTTGCCAGTCTCTCGGCACACTGTATTGTGCTTAATATATTATAGCCAGGTCCAACTATTGTTAACCTTTTTGTACTTTCTGCAGACGAGTAACTTTTTTTATTCCACAACTAGAGACATTGTAGTTTCTCGCAAATTCGTCATTGTCTTGACTGTGGACTAAACCAGTTCACCTTGAGTGGACCGCAGGCGTAACATCCATGATTGGATCGTACCCATAGAGCGGTGCGACAGGTTCGAATAAATGCAGCATCTCGCGACGTGAAAAATGAGCTTTCAGTGCCCCCTGGCATCGTTTTCTGTCTTTTGCCAAATTATGGAGGCAGAAGTGCTTCCACCTCCGTGCCACTCATATATCATACCATGCACGGTGTCAGGAGTTTATCGTTTGGCATAAAGTTAGTTCTCTTCTCGTCCTTCAAGTTGCATGATTAAATAGTGTTGACCAAAATAATTATCACATCATATGGTATTACTTGTTTGGCATGAAATGATACGTAAACGGTCAAAATAATCCAATGTTACTTTCGTACATGCCAAATAATTCGATAATAcacaaaccatagacagtggaaaCGGAGACTATGGCCATGactaaaccacagtccctctagagaGGACTATGACTAAACGTAAATATGGCCTTCTATATCTTGACAACGTTGAAGCTATCCTGAACGAACGTTGAAGTTGCTGCACATAATAATTACTACAGCACTGCTACAGAAACAAGCCTTGATTATCCCACAGTATATCGACTAGGGTTTACGTTGTTTTGCAATGATTCCATAAATAGAACAAAAGAAAGGGAGAGTTTCGTAACTATCGCAAAATTCAAATACAAAGAATGTCTGGAGTTTGGATGGATTCAGCGTCGAGTGGGACAATGCTGGTAATGTTACAAATgcaaatgcaatatgttgtctAATTTTTCTCTGGTTAATATTTTAATGATAAGTATTTACTGAAGGAATGCTTGAAAAGCGGAAGATCACAGTTGAATGGCAGAAAATTAAATATACCTGAAACACTTGACAAATAGTTCGTCATTTTTCCTAATCAAGACGAATACACGTTCTTGTCATCGTCCAAAATCATGCtgaaatacaatttattttctaCGCTAATACAGTGGATTGTAAATGAATTGTAAGTCTCGACTATTTTATACCATTATGCCAGGTATATTGAATCTATCGTCAAGTTGAAGACTGGATATTCAGAATTAAATAAGTGAGGAACAGGTAATTGTGTACAAATATataagaaaaataattaaagttcaataaaaataaaaagcaaCCAAAACGTACAGCGATGTGAAGTGGGAATTTCAATAATTGTAGACATTGAAAACTTTTCACACACTGACCGTAAACTATGGTCTATACGCAAAGTTACCGTTGACGCGATATATT of the Ptychodera flava strain L36383 chromosome 20, AS_Pfla_20210202, whole genome shotgun sequence genome contains:
- the LOC139120141 gene encoding homeobox protein ceh-30-like: MVQDSTLKASKTVSPPVAEKGKSDPNDSEVAMILTEKQRFQPPVQNPATTYVPYVSQQPMKMAQYVDNMLQPGYPMSTPASLQVNQPHHVNMENLSYRELPSMQGHRPLVSPAASEAESDSSGEGSIKRKKARTAFTQQQIVELEKKFRQQKYLSATERNTFAQRIGISDTQVKTWFQNRRMKWKRQRKDDPEVNRVGMYPAAPPYSTDSPTFSGASYQTIGSPMVTSQAQPMTTVRLPPGSSLLPPPYNAQPPPSYPPVTSVPPVSYAPTLPTYHPAGYNGLASSPIRPLAGHYDVPHVMYENVHEIFSLFYHPRTTHILVLRSRLTMRLYLL